From Yersinia hibernica, a single genomic window includes:
- the cspG gene encoding cold shock protein CspG → MSNKMTGLVKWFNADKGFGFITPADGSKDVFVHFSAIQSNDFKTLDEGQKVEFSIESGAKGPAAVNVIAL, encoded by the coding sequence ATGTCTAATAAAATGACTGGTTTAGTAAAATGGTTTAACGCTGATAAAGGTTTTGGTTTCATTACTCCTGCTGACGGCAGCAAAGATGTATTCGTACACTTCTCTGCTATTCAGAGCAATGATTTCAAAACGTTAGATGAAGGTCAGAAAGTTGAGTTCTCTATCGAGAGCGGCGCTAAAGGCCCAGCAGCGGTAAATGTTATTGCTCTGTAA
- a CDS encoding anion permease produces MSILKTRIGRMLLILFIGISIWFSPVPESVDPRAWHLMAVFAATVIGLILSPYPLGAMAIFSLTVVAATGLLSIKEVLAGFADPTIWMIACAFFISRGFIKTGFGRRVGYLFISKLGHSSLGLAYGLVLTDLLFAPAMPSTSARCGGIITPLFRSISEAYESTPERGTERKIGAFLVQCIFQCNAITCAMFLTSMAGNPMIGKLAGEMGITITWTSWALAAIVPGLISLAVIPLLLYRFYPPELKKTPEMRALAIVKLQEMGPMSRNEWIVLSVFIGLVTLWVCGAALNIDATMTAFIGLAILLLSGALTWDDVIAEKEAWHTVIWFAVLLTLASQLNKLGFITWFGASIAGSVQGMNWVPMMGILLLAYYYSHYMMASAIAHISAMYAIFVSIAIAAGAPPMLTVLVFGMFSNLYMATTHYSGGPAPILFGCNFIPLATWWKIGFLISLVVIPIWLIIGSAWWKVLGFW; encoded by the coding sequence ATGTCGATACTCAAAACACGTATAGGAAGAATGCTACTTATCCTATTTATTGGGATAAGCATCTGGTTTAGTCCAGTACCGGAATCTGTTGATCCACGAGCTTGGCACCTCATGGCCGTCTTTGCCGCCACAGTTATTGGGCTGATTCTCTCGCCCTATCCGTTAGGTGCAATGGCAATATTCAGCCTGACGGTCGTCGCCGCCACCGGTTTACTCAGCATTAAAGAAGTGCTCGCCGGCTTTGCCGACCCAACAATCTGGATGATAGCTTGCGCCTTCTTTATTTCACGCGGCTTTATCAAAACAGGTTTTGGCCGCCGAGTCGGGTACTTGTTTATCAGTAAGTTAGGCCACAGTTCACTGGGTTTGGCTTACGGATTGGTATTGACTGATTTGCTGTTTGCACCGGCCATGCCATCAACGTCCGCTCGCTGTGGTGGCATCATCACCCCGCTGTTTCGTTCAATATCTGAAGCTTATGAATCCACCCCTGAGCGAGGAACCGAGCGCAAAATCGGGGCTTTTCTGGTGCAATGTATCTTCCAATGCAACGCCATTACCTGCGCAATGTTCCTAACGTCGATGGCGGGTAACCCGATGATAGGTAAGCTGGCCGGTGAAATGGGGATAACCATTACCTGGACCAGTTGGGCGCTGGCCGCGATTGTTCCTGGGTTAATTTCTCTGGCCGTCATTCCATTGCTGCTGTACCGCTTTTATCCTCCTGAATTGAAGAAAACCCCGGAAATGCGCGCATTGGCCATCGTGAAACTGCAAGAAATGGGGCCAATGAGCCGCAATGAATGGATCGTGTTATCAGTCTTCATTGGGTTGGTGACCTTGTGGGTGTGTGGTGCTGCGCTGAATATTGATGCCACCATGACCGCCTTTATTGGCCTGGCCATCCTGCTATTGAGCGGCGCGCTCACGTGGGATGATGTCATTGCTGAGAAAGAAGCCTGGCACACAGTGATTTGGTTTGCGGTGCTGCTCACTCTGGCCAGCCAACTGAATAAACTCGGGTTCATTACCTGGTTTGGGGCCTCAATTGCGGGCTCGGTACAGGGCATGAATTGGGTACCGATGATGGGGATTCTGCTGCTGGCTTACTATTACAGCCACTATATGATGGCCAGCGCTATTGCCCATATCAGCGCTATGTATGCGATTTTTGTTTCCATCGCCATTGCTGCCGGGGCACCGCCAATGCTGACAGTGCTGGTGTTTGGCATGTTCAGTAACCTGTATATGGCGACCACCCATTACTCCGGAGGCCCGGCCCCAATACTGTTCGGGTGTAACTTTATCCCGCTGGCAACCTGGTGGAAAATAGGTTTCCTGATCAGTTTAGTGGTTATTCCTATCTGGTTGATTATCGGTAGCGCCTGGTGGAAAGTGCTGGGCTTTTGGTAA